From Rutidosis leptorrhynchoides isolate AG116_Rl617_1_P2 chromosome 3, CSIRO_AGI_Rlap_v1, whole genome shotgun sequence, a single genomic window includes:
- the LOC139895819 gene encoding uncharacterized protein At2g39920-like has protein sequence MSAYGHQMEREYSAQSLSSAEGSDMGSEFRLESVIYMSSCAATVFICALVIVGILLMTLLTALTVMLQSCESREAGALESLKYDHHRYDYCKMAALNAEINRFEAYSLPDVCKDVAVHYIKEGHYMRDLNNSVALVESYFNKIKPDDDGHDVVLMDIDDILSTDTLHTNPLLYGYNRYGCDDCVREAKHMKHVFLIELYIKLQSGGWPFILLSRKPEKLRDDTINDLKSTGCGGWSNLIMRSNEEMKMDTRDYFSKRKMGIQKDGYHIQAVISSDMDALIGTYFRTQNFKIPNPLPLVSTRNFV, from the exons ATGTCAGCATATGGTCATCAAATGGAGCGTGAGTATTCTGCTCAAAGTCTCTCCAGTGCTGAAGGATCTG ATATGGGAAGCGAATTTAGATTGGAATCAGTGATTTATATGTCATCTTGTGCTGCAACTGTCTTTATTTGTGCACTTGTGATAGTTGGGATTTTGTTAATGACTTTGTTAACTGCATTGACTGTAATGTTACAATCATGTGAAAGTAGAGAAGCTGGAGCTCTTGAATCATTAAAATATGATCATCATCGTTATGATTATTGCAAAATGGCTGCTTTAAATGCTGAAATTAATAGGTTTGAAGCGTATTCTTTGCCTGATGTGTGTAAAGATGTTGCTGTTCATTACATTAAAGAAGGTCATTACATGAGAGATTTGAACAATTCGGTGGCATTAGTTGAGAGTTACTTCAATAAGATTAAGCCTGATGATGATGGTCATGATGTGGTGTTAATGGACATAGATGACATCCTTTCGACCGATACTTTGCATACCAATCCATTGTTGTATGG ATACAATCGATATGGTTGTGATGATTGTGTTAGAGAGGCAAAACATATGAAACATGTTTTCTTGATTGAATTGTACATAAAACTTCAATCTGGTGGATGGCCATTTATTTTGTTATCAAGGAAGCCTGAAAAGCTGCGAGATGACACCATTAATGACCTTAAGTCAACCGGATGTGGTGGCTGGTCAAACTTGATCATGAG ATCGAATGAGGAGATGAAAATGGATACTCGTGATTACTTTTCCAAACGAAAAATGGGCATTCAAAAGGACGGTTACCACATTCAAGCTGTGATTAGTAGCGATATGGATGCGTTAATAGGTACATATTTCAGAACACAAAATTTCAAGATTCCGAACCCTCTTCCTCTTGTTTCAACTAGAAACTTTGTATAA
- the LOC139895821 gene encoding uncharacterized protein: MKTATKRCRKHDESKMVSRNKNGCFTLLPDDLIMDILQKLPSDILRYKTRFVCKQWFNIITNIILLDHASLILETNGGPFGCQKVRLMDLQEDNEGLKMKDQYINIDTPYNKGTIKAWCNEYLLMTHLYNGCLYVFNLITKVASYLPSCTLPCGRHFAGKSGLGLSYDGFKGVYKVVHVSMGPPIQCEILIFNDNLSFNGCVRWKKIDGPCYTGQRKFYWDDPVSVQGRYFHWDVHSCKYLVSMDTVKERFRQTRLPGLKYFSTNNQYCFVEMCGFLTILFKDSPEIINVWMLKDFQKTKWKKLHSIAITSSVRSSIYPGNSLPVPITSVKSGRYLIFRKPVCDSGLYSYDLKDKVMKRLDIVIAPMERCVVQTAATSFS; encoded by the coding sequence ATGAAGACGGCAACAAAAAGATGCAGGAAACATGATGAATCCAAAATGGTGTCAAGGAATAAAAACGGCTGTTTTACCCTTCTTCCCGACGACCTTATTATGGACATCCTTCAAAAGCTTCCATCTGATATACTTCGTTATAAGACCAGATTTGTCTGTAAACAGTGGTTCAATATAATCACTAACATAATCTTGCTTGACCATGCCTCTTTAATACTCGAGACAAACGGGGGTCCATTTGGATGTCAAAAAGTGCGTCTGATGGATTTACAAGAAGATAATGAAGGGCTGAAAATGAAAGACCAATACATTAATATTGATACACCGTATAATAAAGGCACTATAAAGGCTTGGTGTAACGAGTATTTACTAATGACACACCTATATAACGGATGTTTGTATGTTTTTAATCTAATCACCAAGGTAGCATCGTATCTTCCCTCGTGTACTTTACCTTGTGGAAGACATTTTGCTGGTAAAAGTGGATTAGGACTTTCGTATGACGGATTTAAAGGAGTTTACAAAGTCGTGCATGTGTCTATGGGCCCACCTATCCAGTGCGAGATCCTTATCTTCAACGATAATCTTTCATTTAATGGTTGCGTAAGATGGAAAAAGATCGACGGTCCTTGTTATACGGGTCAAAGGAAGTTTTATTGGGATGATCCGGTATCAGTTCAAGGACGTTACTTTCATTGGGACGTTCATTCTTGTAAGTACTTAGTTTCAATGGATACAGTAAAAGAGAGATTTCGTCAAACACGCCTACCTGGACTCAAATATTTTTCTACAAACAACCAATATTGTTTTGTTGAAATGTGTGGTTTTCTTACTATCCTTTTTAAAGATTCCCCTGAGATAATCAACGTATGGATGCTTAAAGATTTTCAGAAGACGAAGTGGAAGAAGTTGCATTCAATAGCCATTACAAGCTCTGTGCGCTCAAGCATTTATCCTGGTAATAGTCTCCCTGTTCCGATCACTAGCGTGAAAAGCGGGAGATATCTCATATTTAGGAAACCGGTGTGTGATAGTGGTTTATATAGTTACGATCTGAAAGATAAAGTTATGAAAAGGCTTGATATTGTCATTGCACCTATGGAACGTTGTGTGGTTCAAACAGCAGCCACAAGTTTTTCTTAA